In Bacteroides coprosuis DSM 18011, the following are encoded in one genomic region:
- a CDS encoding hypothetical protein (KEGG: bfs:BF3129 hypothetical protein~SPTR: Putative exported protein;~IMG reference gene:2504107974~PFAM: Oxaloacetate decarboxylase, gamma chain): MNKKHIGLLLVFAFYFVLNISAQSRTSLKINEILVTNETNFVDDYGENNAWIEIWNSSYASVDIEGCYLTNDKNNPRKYMIPKSDVLTLIKPRQHVLFWADNKPARGTFHINFTLDPTKENYIALYDSNGKTLIDEVIVPANILPDQSYARDKDGAEKWVLKGGSDGSHVTPSTNNTVEVSNIKIENFEKHDPVGIGMSIIAMSAVFCGLILLYLSFKITGKIAVSMSKRKNMNKTENKAAESTPTQSVSSTPLGKGANEDIVAITMALHEHLGGVHDVENMVLTFNEVGPSHSPWSLKIFGLRKR; encoded by the coding sequence ATGAATAAAAAACATATTGGTTTACTTCTAGTGTTTGCCTTCTACTTTGTGCTCAATATAAGTGCACAAAGTAGAACTAGCCTAAAAATCAATGAAATATTGGTAACTAATGAAACCAATTTCGTTGATGATTATGGTGAAAATAATGCATGGATCGAAATATGGAATAGTTCCTATGCATCGGTAGACATAGAAGGATGCTATTTAACCAATGACAAAAATAACCCAAGAAAGTACATGATACCAAAATCAGATGTGCTTACTCTGATTAAACCCAGACAGCACGTCCTATTTTGGGCAGATAATAAACCTGCAAGAGGTACTTTTCATATTAATTTTACCTTAGATCCTACAAAGGAAAACTACATTGCTTTGTATGACTCTAATGGTAAAACATTAATAGACGAGGTTATTGTGCCTGCCAATATTCTTCCTGATCAATCATATGCTAGAGATAAGGATGGAGCAGAAAAATGGGTTTTAAAAGGAGGCAGTGATGGTAGTCATGTGACACCCAGCACAAACAATACAGTTGAAGTAAGCAATATTAAAATAGAGAACTTCGAAAAGCATGACCCTGTGGGTATCGGGATGTCTATCATTGCTATGTCAGCAGTATTCTGTGGATTAATCCTCCTTTATCTCTCATTCAAGATTACAGGTAAAATAGCCGTATCAATGAGTAAAAGAAAAAATATGAATAAAACTGAAAACAAAGCAGCAGAAAGTACACCTACTCAAAGTGTAAGTTCTACTCCACTAGGCAAAGGTGCTAATGAAGATATAGTGGCAATTACTATGGCTCTTCACGAACACTTAGGCGGAGTACATGACGTTGAGAATATGGTGCTTACGTTCAATGAAGTAGGACCAAGCCATTCTCCATGGAGCTTGAAAATATTTGGTCTACGTAAAAGATAA
- a CDS encoding biotin/lipoyl attachment domain-containing protein (COGs: COG4770 Acetyl/propionyl-CoA carboxylase alpha subunit~InterPro IPR000089~KEGG: bfs:BF3130 putative biotin carboxyl carrier protein~PFAM: Biotin/lipoyl attachment~SPTR: Biotin carboxyl carrier protein;~IMG reference gene:2504107975~PFAM: Biotin-requiring enzyme), whose amino-acid sequence MKEYKYKINGKDYNVVVNEIEDNIAKVEVNGKAYEVEMEKEVAPTIAPVAKPAAPAPTAAPAAQASTPSTGGKKSGVQSPLPGVIIDIKVSVGDVVKRGQTILILEAMKMENNINATKDGKVVEIKVNKGDSVLEGTDLIILE is encoded by the coding sequence ATGAAAGAATATAAATATAAAATCAACGGCAAAGATTACAATGTTGTTGTAAATGAGATCGAAGACAATATTGCAAAAGTTGAAGTAAATGGCAAAGCCTACGAGGTAGAAATGGAAAAAGAAGTTGCTCCAACAATTGCTCCAGTAGCTAAGCCAGCAGCGCCTGCTCCTACAGCAGCACCTGCAGCTCAAGCTTCTACTCCTTCGACTGGGGGTAAAAAATCAGGAGTTCAATCACCTCTTCCTGGTGTTATCATTGACATTAAAGTATCTGTTGGTGATGTTGTTAAACGCGGACAAACTATTCTTATCCTAGAAGCAATGAAGATGGAGAATAATATTAACGCGACAAAAGATGGTAAAGTTGTTGAAATAAAAGTAAATAAAGGAGACTCAGTACTTGAAGGAACTGATTTGATAATCTTAGAATAA
- a CDS encoding Phosphonate-transporting ATPase (COGs: COG1136 ABC-type antimicrobial peptide transport system ATPase component~InterPro IPR003439:IPR003593~KEGG: bfs:BF0511 putative ABC transporter ATP-binding protein~PFAM: ABC transporter-like~PRIAM: Phosphonate-transporting ATPase~SMART: ATPase, AAA+ type, core~SPTR: Putative ABC transporter ATP-binding protein;~IMG reference gene:2504107978~PFAM: ABC transporter) has protein sequence MIHLENVHKTYPGLVPLHVLKGIDLHINKGEFVSIMGASGSGKSTLLNILGILDTYDEGKYFLNDVLIKNLSEKRAAEFRNKMIGFIFQSFNLITFKNAVENVALPLFYQGISRKKRNALALEYLDRLGLKGWAHHMPNEMSGGQKQRVAIARALITQPQILLADEPTGALDSKTSIEVMEILKELHEQGQTIVVVTHESGVAHQTEKIIHIQDGLIKNIEENTLQSNSPFSMDGYIK, from the coding sequence GTGATACACTTAGAAAACGTTCATAAAACCTACCCTGGTCTTGTACCTTTACATGTGCTTAAAGGTATAGACTTACACATAAATAAAGGTGAATTTGTATCCATAATGGGTGCCTCTGGTTCAGGTAAATCCACTCTCTTAAATATATTGGGAATTCTTGACACTTATGATGAGGGAAAATACTTTCTCAATGATGTCTTAATTAAAAATCTTAGCGAAAAAAGAGCTGCTGAATTTAGAAATAAGATGATTGGCTTTATCTTTCAATCCTTTAATCTAATTACTTTTAAAAATGCAGTAGAAAATGTAGCTCTCCCCCTATTCTACCAAGGCATAAGTAGAAAAAAGAGAAATGCTTTAGCACTAGAATATTTAGATCGACTAGGGTTAAAAGGCTGGGCACATCATATGCCCAATGAGATGAGTGGTGGACAAAAGCAACGCGTAGCTATAGCAAGAGCCTTAATAACACAACCACAAATCCTTTTAGCTGACGAACCAACAGGGGCCTTAGACAGTAAAACCTCTATTGAAGTAATGGAAATTTTAAAAGAGCTCCATGAACAAGGACAAACTATTGTAGTAGTAACACACGAAAGTGGAGTAGCCCACCAAACGGAAAAGATCATTCACATCCAAGATGGTCTCATCAAGAATATAGAAGAAAATACACTCCAATCTAACTCGCCATTTAGTATGGACGGATATATCAAATAA
- a CDS encoding sodium ion-translocating decarboxylase, beta subunit (COGs: COG1883 Na+-transporting methylmalonyl-CoA/oxaloacetate decarboxylase beta subunit~InterPro IPR005661~KEGG: bfs:BF3131 putative methylmalonyl-CoA decarboxylase, beta subunit~PFAM: Na+-transporting methylmalonyl-CoA/oxaloacetate decarboxylase, beta subunit~PRIAM: Oxaloacetate decarboxylase~SPTR: Putative uncharacterized protein;~TIGRFAM: Na+-transporting methylmalonyl-CoA/oxaloacetate decarboxylase, beta subunit~IMG reference gene:2504107976~PFAM: subunit~TIGRFAM: sodium ion-translocating decarboxylase, beta subunit) — translation MGDFLTFLGNNLIDFWSYTGLANATPGHLIMLVIGLLFIYLAIAKEYEPMLLIPIGFGILIGNIPFNLEAGLQVGIYEEGSVLNILYQGVTSGWYPPLIFLGIGAMTDFSALISNPKLLLIGAAAQFGIFGAYIIALWMDFDPSQAGAIGIIGGADGPTAIFLSSKLAPNLLGAIAVAAYSYMALVPVIQPPIMRALTTKKERVIRMRPPRKVSHTEKVIFPIIGLLLTTFLVPSGLPLLGMLFFGNLLKESGVTKRLANTASGPLIDTITILLGLTVGASTQASEFLTFDSIKIFVLGAISFIIATTAGVLFVKFFNLFLKGDNKINPLIGNAGVSAVPDSARISQVVGLEYDPTNYLLMHAMGPNVAGVIGSAVAAGILLGFLS, via the coding sequence ATGGGTGATTTCTTGACTTTTCTAGGGAATAACCTTATAGATTTCTGGAGCTATACTGGCTTGGCAAATGCTACACCTGGACACCTAATAATGCTGGTCATAGGTTTACTTTTCATCTATTTAGCTATTGCTAAAGAATATGAACCTATGCTGCTTATTCCTATTGGCTTTGGTATTCTTATAGGTAACATCCCTTTCAATCTAGAAGCTGGGCTACAGGTCGGTATTTACGAAGAAGGATCTGTACTCAATATCCTTTATCAAGGGGTAACCTCTGGTTGGTATCCCCCTTTGATATTCCTAGGTATTGGTGCTATGACAGACTTCTCTGCATTGATTTCTAACCCAAAACTTCTACTTATCGGTGCAGCTGCACAATTTGGTATCTTTGGAGCTTATATTATTGCTCTGTGGATGGATTTTGATCCAAGCCAAGCAGGTGCTATTGGTATTATTGGTGGAGCCGATGGACCAACTGCCATATTCTTGTCGTCAAAGCTTGCCCCTAACTTGTTGGGAGCGATTGCTGTAGCGGCATATTCATATATGGCTTTAGTTCCTGTAATTCAGCCACCTATTATGCGTGCTCTTACTACTAAGAAAGAACGCGTAATCCGTATGAGACCTCCAAGAAAGGTATCTCATACAGAAAAAGTAATCTTCCCTATTATCGGATTATTACTTACAACATTCTTAGTACCCTCTGGACTTCCTCTTCTAGGTATGCTCTTCTTTGGAAACTTACTGAAAGAAAGTGGAGTAACTAAACGTCTAGCTAATACTGCAAGTGGACCACTAATTGATACAATTACTATCTTATTGGGACTAACTGTGGGAGCTTCTACACAAGCATCTGAGTTCTTAACTTTTGACTCTATTAAAATATTTGTATTAGGAGCTATCTCATTTATTATTGCAACAACAGCTGGTGTTTTATTTGTTAAATTCTTCAATTTATTCTTGAAGGGTGATAACAAGATTAACCCACTTATAGGAAATGCAGGAGTATCAGCGGTGCCCGATTCTGCGCGTATATCACAAGTTGTAGGATTAGAATATGATCCAACTAACTATTTATTGATGCATGCAATGGGACCAAATGTTGCCGGAGTGATTGGCTCAGCAGTAGCAGCTGGTATATTGTTAGGTTTCTTATCTTAA
- a CDS encoding protein of unknown function DUF214 (COGs: COG0577 ABC-type antimicrobial peptide transport system permease component~InterPro IPR003838~KEGG: bth:BT_2495 ABC transporter, putative permease~PFAM: Domain of unknown function DUF214, ABC transporter permease~SPTR: Putative uncharacterized protein;~IMG reference gene:2504107979~PFAM: Predicted permease) has product MIDLFQEIYASIKKNKLRTFLTGFAVAWGIFILIVLLGAGNGLLNAFEKNIQRFNTSSISIRGGRTSEAFQGYQRDRRITFKEADIQTLIDKLGEHLENGGGEISIQNNISTSKDFILSRIAGVYPSYQITEALEIIQGRFINEIDTKENRKSIVIHEEAVPILFDTKDPLGQIVTLDSLSYQVVGVYKGGGFRDNSNVYVPLQTLKLIYNKDELSNCSFILNKNIQSEKDNEILEEKIRSVLAQEHHFNPQDKRAVWIWNRLSNFLQQQNASKYLSIAIWVIGIFTLLSGVVGVSNIMLITVKERTKEFGIRKAIGAKPSSILKLVLTESIVITTFFGYFGMLAGIGATEWMNHVAGTKVMDAGAFSQTVFLNPTVDISIAIQATLTLIIAGTIAGYVPARRAVKIKPVDALNAR; this is encoded by the coding sequence ATGATTGATCTCTTTCAAGAAATATATGCATCTATTAAGAAAAACAAACTGAGAACCTTTCTCACAGGGTTTGCGGTAGCATGGGGTATATTTATTCTCATTGTTTTATTAGGTGCAGGTAATGGTCTATTAAATGCCTTTGAAAAGAATATACAAAGATTTAATACAAGTTCGATCTCTATCAGAGGAGGAAGAACAAGTGAGGCTTTTCAAGGATATCAAAGGGATAGAAGAATCACTTTTAAGGAAGCAGATATTCAGACTCTAATTGATAAATTAGGAGAACACCTCGAAAATGGAGGAGGAGAAATATCTATTCAAAACAACATATCAACCTCTAAAGATTTTATTCTATCTCGTATAGCGGGCGTATATCCTAGTTATCAAATAACAGAGGCTCTAGAAATCATTCAAGGAAGATTTATTAATGAAATAGATACAAAAGAAAATAGAAAGAGCATAGTTATTCATGAAGAAGCTGTACCCATCTTATTCGATACAAAAGATCCTTTAGGACAAATAGTCACTTTAGACAGTCTCTCTTATCAAGTTGTGGGAGTTTACAAAGGTGGCGGCTTTAGAGACAATTCCAACGTATATGTTCCTCTACAAACTCTAAAACTTATTTATAATAAAGATGAACTTAGCAATTGCTCATTTATTCTAAATAAAAACATCCAATCAGAGAAGGACAATGAAATATTAGAAGAGAAGATAAGATCTGTTTTAGCTCAAGAACATCACTTCAATCCCCAGGATAAAAGAGCGGTATGGATATGGAATAGACTCTCTAATTTTTTACAGCAACAAAATGCTAGTAAATATTTGAGCATAGCTATCTGGGTTATCGGAATATTTACACTTTTAAGTGGAGTTGTAGGAGTTAGCAATATCATGCTTATCACTGTAAAAGAACGGACTAAAGAGTTTGGAATACGAAAAGCTATTGGGGCAAAGCCATCCTCTATCTTAAAACTAGTACTCACAGAAAGTATCGTCATTACTACTTTTTTTGGATATTTTGGAATGTTGGCTGGTATCGGAGCAACAGAATGGATGAATCATGTGGCGGGGACTAAAGTAATGGACGCTGGAGCTTTCTCTCAAACTGTATTTTTAAATCCGACTGTAGATATTAGTATAGCCATTCAAGCAACATTGACACTAATTATAGCTGGAACTATTGCAGGCTACGTTCCTGCACGCAGAGCAGTAAAAATAAAACCTGTGGATGCATTAAATGCTAGATAA